A region from the Haemorhous mexicanus isolate bHaeMex1 chromosome 12, bHaeMex1.pri, whole genome shotgun sequence genome encodes:
- the SHCBP1 gene encoding SHC SH2 domain-binding protein 1 isoform X2 encodes MRGVLSSLWFLTLDQVCSWHEQTLFQEDQWHSEDRQQEDAESDWSADSWSDYGSRDKPGTTLGRTVPDGNVLFPDIFHTNHLLFYERFSAYQDYILADCKASEVKRFIAEYLEKVLETCGWQAIWRTSVFDVLVGVVDVNFPALKAVVQLSEPFLCESQDSSFTLECMQELLELKEHQILLQELWVVYDDSGQFDQTALAIEHVRFFYRCIWRTWDEEEEDEFDYFVRCVEPRLRLHYDILEHRVPSGLVADYQNLLSQCEELYEKFLNVRNSISSNDSDSEAENVSMVEGLKLYDQVEHVKQRLKLIENPLLRYVFGYQKYGSLQAKGLRSTGAKVIHVVPWIMKANLLQLLTRDKLCPESCEALEIQFHRDPLAAVNACYEGDTVIICPGHYFVDGMFSIADSIELEGYGLPDDVVIEKQGKGDNFFDCTGANIKISNLKLVQHDAVEGILNVHHGKTTLENCVLQCETTGITVRTSAELLMRNSDLYGAKGAGVEIYPGSTCTLLHNGIHHCKEGILVKNFLDEVYEAPRITMVNNMIHNNEGYGVVLVRPAMPSEMKDASAQGTKGCTQPPQAGDETACAEGSRQEQPGCVTDELELYKRAETSEQTENNSEIANVLGATSAKKRQMHRKRLSELGFTEADDNLMSQEMFVSVDGNQFKWNGKGSFGIFFF; translated from the exons ATGCGAGGAGTCCTCTCGTCACTCTG GTTTTTAACTCTGGATCAGGTTTGCAGTTGGCATGAACAGACATTGTTCCAGGAAGATCAGTGGCACAGTGAAG ATCGGCAACAGGAAGATGCCGAGAGCGACTGGAGTGCTGACTCCTGGAGTGACTATGGCAGTCGTGACAAACCAGGGACTACTTTGGGAAGGACTGTGCCAGATGGGAACGTgcttttcccagatatttttcACACCAATCATCTTTTGTTTTATGAGCGATTCAGTGCTTACCAGGATTACATCTTGg CTGACTGCAAGGCCTCTGAGGTGAAGCGGTTCATAGCTGAGTACCTGGAGAAGGTGCTGGAGACCTGTGGCTGGCAGGCCATCTGGCGCACCAGCGTCTTCGACGTCCTCGTCGGG GTGGTGGATGTGAATTTCCCAGCGCTGAAGGCAGTTGTGCAGCTCAGTGAACCATTCCTGTGTGagtcccaggacagcagcttCACCCTGGAGTGcatgcaggagctcctggagctgaagGAACATCagatcctgctgcaggagctgtgggttgTTTATGATGACTCAGGACAGTTTGACCAGACAGCACTAGCCATAGAGCATGTCAG GTTCTTCTACCGGTGCATCTGGAGGAcctgggatgaggaggaggaggatgagttTGATTACTTTGTGAGATGTGTTGAGCCCAGACTGAGACT GCACTATGACATCCTGGAACACCGGGTGCCTTCTGGGCTGGTAGCTGATTACCAGAACTTGTTATCTCAATGTGAAGAGCTCTATGAGAAGTTTCTAAATGTGAGGAACAGCATATCAAGCAACGATTCAGACTCAGAAGCAGAAAACGTTTCCATGGTGGAAGGACTAAAATTGTATGACCAAGTGGAGCACGTAAAACAAAGGCTAAAACTAATTGAGAATCCTCTGCTGAG GTATGTGTTTGGTTACCAAAAATATGGCAGCCTCCAGGCTAAAGGACTGAGATCAACGGGTGCCAAGGTCATTCATGTTGTGCCCTGGATCATGAAAGCAAATCTGCTCCAGCTGTTGACAAGAGACAAGCTTTGCCCAGAGTCTTGTGAAGCCTTAGAAATACAG tttcACCGTGATCCACTAGCAGCTGTAAATGCCTGTTATGAAGGAGACACAGTCATCATCTGTCCTGGCCATTATTTTGTGGATGGCATGTTCTCCATTGCTGATTCAATAGAGCTAGAAG GCTATGGCCTGCCAGATGATGTCGTGATAGAAAAACAGGGGAAAGGAGACAACTTCTTTGACTGTACAGGAGCCAATATCAAGATCTCCAATTTGAAGTTAGTGCAGCATGATGCTGTGGAGGGGATTTTAA ATGTCCATCATGGAAAAACAACACTGGAGAATTGTGTGTTACAGTGTGAAACCACTGGAATAACAGTGAGGACATCAGCTGAGCTACTGATGAGAAACTCAGATCTCTATGGGGCAAAG GGTGCTGGTGTGGAGATCTATCCCGGAAGTACGTGCACCCTGCTGCACAACGGCATCCACCACTGCAAGGAGGGAATACTGGTCAAG AACTTCTTAGATGAAGTTTATGAGGCTCCCAGGATAACCATGGTTAATAATATGATCCACAATAATGAAGGATATGGTGTGGTCCTGGTTAGACCAGCGATGCCCTCTGAAATGAAGGATGCTTCAGCACAGGGAACAAAAG GGTGTACACaacctccccaggcaggtgaTGAGACAGCCTGTGCAGAGGGCTCCAGGCAAGAGCAACCTGGATGTGTAACTGATGAGTTGGAGCTTTATAAGCGAGCTGAGACTTCTGAACAAACTGAAAACAACTCTGAAATTGCAAATGTACTTGGGGCTACTTCTGCAAAGAAGAGACAGATGCACAGGAAAAGACTGAGTGAACTGGGATTTACAGAAGCTGATGACAACTTAATGTCACAGGAAATGTTTGTTTCTGTTGATGGCAATCAGTTCAAATGGAATGGGAAAGGAAGTTTtggtatcttttttttctga
- the SHCBP1 gene encoding SHC SH2 domain-binding protein 1 isoform X1, which produces MAELRPPGPQGDGRDSPAAGPGPGPVPRERPEQVEDRQQEDAESDWSADSWSDYGSRDKPGTTLGRTVPDGNVLFPDIFHTNHLLFYERFSAYQDYILADCKASEVKRFIAEYLEKVLETCGWQAIWRTSVFDVLVGVVDVNFPALKAVVQLSEPFLCESQDSSFTLECMQELLELKEHQILLQELWVVYDDSGQFDQTALAIEHVRFFYRCIWRTWDEEEEDEFDYFVRCVEPRLRLHYDILEHRVPSGLVADYQNLLSQCEELYEKFLNVRNSISSNDSDSEAENVSMVEGLKLYDQVEHVKQRLKLIENPLLRYVFGYQKYGSLQAKGLRSTGAKVIHVVPWIMKANLLQLLTRDKLCPESCEALEIQFHRDPLAAVNACYEGDTVIICPGHYFVDGMFSIADSIELEGYGLPDDVVIEKQGKGDNFFDCTGANIKISNLKLVQHDAVEGILNVHHGKTTLENCVLQCETTGITVRTSAELLMRNSDLYGAKGAGVEIYPGSTCTLLHNGIHHCKEGILVKNFLDEVYEAPRITMVNNMIHNNEGYGVVLVRPAMPSEMKDASAQGTKGCTQPPQAGDETACAEGSRQEQPGCVTDELELYKRAETSEQTENNSEIANVLGATSAKKRQMHRKRLSELGFTEADDNLMSQEMFVSVDGNQFKWNGKGSFGIFFF; this is translated from the exons ATGGCGGAGCTGCGGCCGCCGGGACCGCAGGGGGACGGCCGGGACTCGCCGGCCGCCGGCCCCGGACCCGGCCCCGTCCCGCGGGAGCGCCCCGAGCAGGTCGAAG ATCGGCAACAGGAAGATGCCGAGAGCGACTGGAGTGCTGACTCCTGGAGTGACTATGGCAGTCGTGACAAACCAGGGACTACTTTGGGAAGGACTGTGCCAGATGGGAACGTgcttttcccagatatttttcACACCAATCATCTTTTGTTTTATGAGCGATTCAGTGCTTACCAGGATTACATCTTGg CTGACTGCAAGGCCTCTGAGGTGAAGCGGTTCATAGCTGAGTACCTGGAGAAGGTGCTGGAGACCTGTGGCTGGCAGGCCATCTGGCGCACCAGCGTCTTCGACGTCCTCGTCGGG GTGGTGGATGTGAATTTCCCAGCGCTGAAGGCAGTTGTGCAGCTCAGTGAACCATTCCTGTGTGagtcccaggacagcagcttCACCCTGGAGTGcatgcaggagctcctggagctgaagGAACATCagatcctgctgcaggagctgtgggttgTTTATGATGACTCAGGACAGTTTGACCAGACAGCACTAGCCATAGAGCATGTCAG GTTCTTCTACCGGTGCATCTGGAGGAcctgggatgaggaggaggaggatgagttTGATTACTTTGTGAGATGTGTTGAGCCCAGACTGAGACT GCACTATGACATCCTGGAACACCGGGTGCCTTCTGGGCTGGTAGCTGATTACCAGAACTTGTTATCTCAATGTGAAGAGCTCTATGAGAAGTTTCTAAATGTGAGGAACAGCATATCAAGCAACGATTCAGACTCAGAAGCAGAAAACGTTTCCATGGTGGAAGGACTAAAATTGTATGACCAAGTGGAGCACGTAAAACAAAGGCTAAAACTAATTGAGAATCCTCTGCTGAG GTATGTGTTTGGTTACCAAAAATATGGCAGCCTCCAGGCTAAAGGACTGAGATCAACGGGTGCCAAGGTCATTCATGTTGTGCCCTGGATCATGAAAGCAAATCTGCTCCAGCTGTTGACAAGAGACAAGCTTTGCCCAGAGTCTTGTGAAGCCTTAGAAATACAG tttcACCGTGATCCACTAGCAGCTGTAAATGCCTGTTATGAAGGAGACACAGTCATCATCTGTCCTGGCCATTATTTTGTGGATGGCATGTTCTCCATTGCTGATTCAATAGAGCTAGAAG GCTATGGCCTGCCAGATGATGTCGTGATAGAAAAACAGGGGAAAGGAGACAACTTCTTTGACTGTACAGGAGCCAATATCAAGATCTCCAATTTGAAGTTAGTGCAGCATGATGCTGTGGAGGGGATTTTAA ATGTCCATCATGGAAAAACAACACTGGAGAATTGTGTGTTACAGTGTGAAACCACTGGAATAACAGTGAGGACATCAGCTGAGCTACTGATGAGAAACTCAGATCTCTATGGGGCAAAG GGTGCTGGTGTGGAGATCTATCCCGGAAGTACGTGCACCCTGCTGCACAACGGCATCCACCACTGCAAGGAGGGAATACTGGTCAAG AACTTCTTAGATGAAGTTTATGAGGCTCCCAGGATAACCATGGTTAATAATATGATCCACAATAATGAAGGATATGGTGTGGTCCTGGTTAGACCAGCGATGCCCTCTGAAATGAAGGATGCTTCAGCACAGGGAACAAAAG GGTGTACACaacctccccaggcaggtgaTGAGACAGCCTGTGCAGAGGGCTCCAGGCAAGAGCAACCTGGATGTGTAACTGATGAGTTGGAGCTTTATAAGCGAGCTGAGACTTCTGAACAAACTGAAAACAACTCTGAAATTGCAAATGTACTTGGGGCTACTTCTGCAAAGAAGAGACAGATGCACAGGAAAAGACTGAGTGAACTGGGATTTACAGAAGCTGATGACAACTTAATGTCACAGGAAATGTTTGTTTCTGTTGATGGCAATCAGTTCAAATGGAATGGGAAAGGAAGTTTtggtatcttttttttctga